From the genome of Paraburkholderia aromaticivorans, one region includes:
- a CDS encoding beta-ketoacyl-[acyl-carrier-protein] synthase family protein, protein MSVALQRVVVTGMGIVSCLGNTLDEVCAALRTGRSRIERIDAWRERGFASQVAGVASVAHEPPFERKLERFMGDTARFACHAARKAIGDAGLDLAALRSPRAGTVIGSGVGTISSYDAAMAVAQARGVDKVPPYTVPHAMSSTASANVAQVFGLEGVGYSPSSACTTSALAIGQAMQLIQTGRQQIVLAGGSESLHDNMTLMFDAMGALSRRFNDAPHRASRPYDTERDGFVIASGGGVLVLEALDHALARGARIYAELTGFGDCTDSSGMVAPRAAGIARAMRGALNEAGKRPDYVNTHAPSTPLGDLEELRALHEVFGAASDRRMPAFSSTKGMMGHPLGACGAHEAIYTLLMMRDGFIAGTAGIDTPEPAVEGMPLVRATREARIGTAMSVSFGFGGSCASLMFEAWQGG, encoded by the coding sequence ATGAGCGTGGCGCTGCAACGCGTGGTCGTGACCGGCATGGGCATCGTGTCGTGCCTGGGCAATACGCTCGACGAAGTCTGCGCCGCGTTGCGCACGGGCCGCTCGCGTATCGAGCGGATCGACGCGTGGCGTGAGCGTGGGTTTGCTTCTCAGGTGGCGGGGGTTGCGTCGGTTGCGCACGAGCCGCCGTTCGAGCGCAAGCTCGAACGCTTCATGGGCGACACCGCGCGATTCGCCTGCCATGCGGCGCGCAAGGCGATCGGCGACGCGGGGCTCGATCTGGCGGCGTTGCGCTCGCCGCGCGCCGGCACGGTGATCGGATCGGGCGTCGGCACGATATCCAGTTACGACGCGGCCATGGCCGTCGCCCAGGCTCGCGGCGTCGACAAGGTGCCGCCGTACACGGTGCCGCATGCGATGAGCAGCACCGCGTCGGCCAACGTCGCGCAGGTGTTCGGGCTGGAAGGCGTCGGCTATTCGCCGTCATCGGCGTGCACGACCTCGGCGCTTGCGATCGGCCAGGCCATGCAGTTGATCCAGACCGGCCGCCAGCAGATCGTGCTGGCCGGCGGCAGCGAGTCGCTGCACGACAACATGACGCTCATGTTCGACGCGATGGGCGCGTTGTCGCGCCGCTTCAACGACGCGCCGCATCGCGCGTCGCGCCCGTACGACACGGAGCGCGACGGTTTCGTGATCGCCTCGGGCGGCGGCGTGCTGGTGCTCGAAGCGCTCGATCATGCGCTCGCACGCGGCGCGCGTATCTACGCGGAACTCACCGGATTCGGCGACTGCACGGACAGCTCCGGCATGGTCGCGCCGCGCGCGGCGGGGATCGCGCGCGCCATGCGCGGTGCGCTGAACGAAGCGGGCAAGCGGCCCGACTACGTCAATACGCACGCACCGTCCACTCCGCTCGGCGACCTGGAAGAACTACGCGCGTTGCACGAAGTGTTCGGCGCGGCGTCCGACCGCCGCATGCCGGCGTTTTCGTCGACCAAGGGGATGATGGGGCATCCGCTCGGCGCGTGCGGCGCGCACGAGGCGATCTATACGCTGCTGATGATGCGCGATGGTTTCATCGCGGGCACGGCGGGCATCGACACGCCTGAACCGGCTGTCGAGGGCATGCCGCTCGTGCGTGCGACGCGCGAGGCGCGCATCGGCACGGCGATGTCGGTTTCATTCGGGTTCGGCGGCAGTTGCGCGAGCCTGATGTTCGAAGCATGGCAGGGCGGCTGA
- a CDS encoding beta-ketoacyl-[acyl-carrier-protein] synthase family protein produces the protein MKAPSVYLHALGMINALGGDLESIVPALAAGRSPGMANAHTGIGEAFVGSVLTPLELAPRAELARYDCRNNRLLLAALAQIMPAVEAARERYGAHRVGVVLGTSTSGIEAAEAAFVYQAQAGDLPANFNYRQMEIGTAAPFAAAGLGLHGPAFTISTACTSSAKAFASARRLLQLHLCDAVVVGGVDSLCELTVQGFASLESTSATRANPMSRNRCGINVGEGAAVFLMSRDEAAVRLAGVGESSDAHHISSPDPQGVGGELALRAALADAGIESSAIGYVNLHATATRKNDEMEANLMARVFPGGVATSGTKPLTGHQLGAAGATELGFAWLTLARENVPLPRHLWDGESDPALPALDLVENERFLSQGGAQYAMSNSFAFGGSNVSLVLAR, from the coding sequence ATGAAGGCGCCATCAGTTTATTTGCACGCGCTCGGCATGATCAACGCGCTCGGCGGCGACCTCGAGAGCATTGTCCCGGCGCTCGCCGCCGGCCGCTCGCCGGGTATGGCGAACGCGCATACGGGGATCGGCGAGGCGTTCGTCGGCAGCGTGCTCACGCCGCTGGAGCTCGCGCCGCGCGCCGAACTCGCCCGCTACGACTGCCGCAATAACCGCTTGCTGCTCGCCGCGCTGGCGCAGATCATGCCCGCTGTGGAAGCGGCGCGCGAGCGCTACGGCGCGCACCGTGTCGGCGTGGTGCTCGGCACCAGCACGTCGGGCATCGAAGCGGCCGAAGCCGCCTTCGTCTATCAGGCGCAAGCAGGCGATCTGCCCGCCAACTTCAATTACCGGCAAATGGAAATCGGCACGGCCGCGCCGTTCGCCGCCGCCGGGCTCGGCCTGCATGGTCCGGCGTTCACCATCTCGACCGCGTGCACGTCCAGCGCGAAGGCGTTTGCATCGGCGCGCCGGCTGCTGCAGTTGCACCTGTGCGATGCCGTGGTGGTGGGCGGCGTCGATTCGCTGTGCGAGTTGACGGTGCAGGGTTTCGCATCGCTCGAATCGACCAGCGCCACGCGCGCCAATCCGATGAGCCGCAATCGCTGCGGGATCAACGTCGGCGAAGGCGCGGCCGTGTTCCTGATGAGCCGCGACGAAGCGGCGGTGCGCCTCGCGGGCGTGGGCGAATCGAGCGACGCGCATCACATTTCCTCGCCGGATCCGCAGGGCGTGGGCGGCGAACTCGCGCTGCGCGCGGCGCTTGCCGATGCGGGCATCGAATCGTCGGCGATCGGCTACGTGAATCTGCACGCCACCGCCACGCGCAAGAATGACGAGATGGAAGCCAACCTGATGGCGCGCGTGTTTCCCGGCGGCGTCGCGACGAGCGGCACCAAGCCGCTGACCGGTCACCAGCTCGGCGCGGCGGGCGCCACCGAACTCGGCTTCGCCTGGCTGACGCTGGCGCGTGAGAACGTGCCTTTGCCGCGCCATCTGTGGGACGGCGAAAGCGATCCCGCGCTGCCCGCGCTGGATCTGGTCGAAAACGAGCGCTTCCTCTCGCAAGGCGGCGCGCAATACGCGATGAGCAATTCGTTCGCTTTCGGCGGCAGCAACGTCAGCCTCGTTCTTGCGCGATGA
- a CDS encoding excinuclease ABC subunit A: MKRHVLFAALFASFATLSAAPAFARDTVNYYPVDQALQSEPGKVSEDISLYFAGQHHPAVSKTMGEFATNKKTNAFGKSDLQACQHVFLSAVIELQERARKEGGNAVINIKSNYKNELRESATEYTCGAGAVIAGVALTGEVVTLRK; this comes from the coding sequence ATGAAACGCCACGTGCTGTTTGCCGCATTGTTTGCTTCGTTTGCCACGCTAAGCGCCGCGCCGGCTTTTGCCCGCGACACGGTCAACTACTATCCGGTGGATCAGGCCTTGCAAAGCGAGCCCGGCAAAGTGAGCGAGGACATCTCGCTGTATTTCGCGGGTCAGCACCATCCGGCCGTTTCGAAGACGATGGGCGAATTCGCGACCAACAAGAAGACCAACGCGTTCGGCAAGAGCGATTTGCAAGCCTGCCAGCACGTTTTCCTCTCGGCGGTGATCGAGTTGCAGGAACGCGCGCGCAAGGAAGGCGGCAACGCGGTGATCAACATCAAGAGCAACTACAAGAACGAATTGCGTGAGAGCGCGACCGAGTACACCTGCGGCGCGGGCGCGGTGATCGCCGGCGTGGCGTTGACGGGCGAAGTGGTGACGCTGCGCAAGTGA
- a CDS encoding signal peptidase, giving the protein MKRIAVLGALAIVALTQTGCATQVKSLPLAAAGGESRGGVPVYFGQQDHPAVKTQLGDVSYSVRIARKVAGPDEACHEALAEAVRKLRAAANERHANAVVDVSTRFHSTESNSSTDFTCGVSPSAAAIAVKGQLVVLDSN; this is encoded by the coding sequence ATGAAAAGAATCGCTGTATTGGGCGCGCTGGCGATCGTGGCTTTGACGCAGACGGGATGCGCCACGCAAGTGAAGTCGCTGCCGCTCGCGGCAGCCGGCGGCGAATCGCGCGGCGGCGTGCCGGTGTATTTCGGCCAGCAGGACCACCCGGCGGTCAAGACGCAACTGGGCGACGTGTCGTATTCGGTGCGGATCGCGCGCAAGGTCGCCGGTCCCGACGAAGCCTGTCACGAAGCGCTTGCCGAAGCCGTGCGGAAGTTGCGCGCGGCGGCGAACGAACGCCACGCCAATGCCGTCGTCGACGTGTCGACGCGCTTTCATAGCACCGAGAGCAATTCGTCGACCGACTTCACGTGCGGCGTCAGTCCTAGCGCCGCCGCGATCGCGGTGAAGGGGCAACTCGTCGTGCTGGATTCGAACTGA
- a CDS encoding class I SAM-dependent methyltransferase codes for MSPSESSSVPFVPETAFGIWFLRTYTWEHHVLRVAINDLKRLIDTPLPEAPVIVDVGCGQGLSFRLLAEAFKPRRIVGIDFHEPSLTLAAQAARACRDKLADIELLHGDCAKLPLPDASADIVFCHQTFHHLVEQERALAEFRRVLKPGGVLLFAESTDAYIKSWVIRLLFRHPMQVQKSADGYLDMIRRGGFNFSERNISLPYLWWSRAKDFGLLERLGLYRPQPGKRRETLVNVAAVKAG; via the coding sequence GTGTCGCCATCCGAATCATCCAGCGTCCCTTTCGTGCCGGAAACGGCGTTCGGGATCTGGTTCCTGCGTACCTACACCTGGGAACACCATGTGCTGCGGGTCGCGATCAACGACCTCAAACGTTTGATCGACACGCCCTTGCCCGAGGCACCCGTGATCGTCGACGTCGGCTGCGGCCAGGGGCTGTCGTTCCGTCTGCTCGCCGAGGCGTTCAAGCCGCGGCGCATCGTCGGCATCGACTTTCACGAACCGTCCTTGACGCTCGCCGCGCAAGCGGCCCGCGCCTGTCGCGACAAGCTCGCCGATATCGAACTGCTGCATGGCGACTGCGCGAAGCTGCCGCTGCCCGACGCGAGCGCCGATATCGTGTTCTGTCATCAAACCTTCCATCATCTCGTCGAGCAGGAACGCGCGCTCGCCGAGTTTCGCCGCGTGCTCAAACCCGGCGGCGTGCTGCTGTTCGCCGAATCCACGGATGCGTACATCAAATCGTGGGTGATCCGGCTGCTGTTCCGTCATCCCATGCAGGTGCAAAAAAGCGCCGACGGCTACCTCGACATGATCCGCCGCGGCGGCTTTAACTTTAGCGAGCGCAACATCTCGCTACCCTACCTCTGGTGGAGCCGCGCGAAAGACTTCGGTCTTCTCGAACGGCTCGGCCTGTACCGTCCGCAACCCGGCAAGCGTCGTGAAACGCTGGTCAATGTCGCGGCGGTCAAAGCCGGCTAG
- a CDS encoding LolA family protein translates to MGTMNVRAALVGALSALSVTTVAAVFAVFAVTAWTQPAAAASATQGAPAAGNPALVAQIAARLAQAKGVRAQFTQTQTLAAMKQPLVSTGSLVFFRERGVIWQIDKPYQATYIITDAGVAEVDANGGRVTTHGAQGTRGVAQVSKMMRAMLGGDLSALYSQFDVEAQGSAAQWRMQLTPNQPQIAQSIKGLAMSGGDYLQNLRITLANGDVTQLEFTKSAAVTELTAAERGLLGAP, encoded by the coding sequence ATGGGGACGATGAATGTGCGTGCCGCGCTCGTGGGCGCATTGAGCGCGTTGAGCGTGACGACCGTAGCCGCTGTGTTCGCTGTGTTCGCCGTGACCGCATGGACGCAGCCTGCCGCGGCGGCATCGGCGACCCAGGGCGCGCCTGCCGCGGGCAACCCCGCGCTCGTCGCGCAGATCGCCGCGCGCCTCGCGCAAGCCAAGGGCGTGCGCGCCCAGTTCACGCAGACGCAAACGCTCGCCGCGATGAAGCAGCCGCTCGTCAGCACCGGCTCGCTGGTGTTTTTCCGCGAGCGCGGCGTGATCTGGCAGATCGACAAGCCCTACCAGGCCACCTACATCATCACCGACGCCGGCGTCGCCGAAGTCGACGCCAATGGCGGGCGCGTCACGACTCACGGCGCACAGGGCACGCGCGGCGTCGCGCAAGTCTCGAAGATGATGCGCGCCATGCTCGGCGGCGATCTGTCGGCGCTGTACTCGCAATTCGACGTCGAAGCCCAGGGCAGCGCCGCGCAATGGCGCATGCAACTCACACCGAACCAGCCGCAGATCGCCCAGTCGATCAAAGGTCTGGCGATGAGCGGCGGCGACTATCTACAGAACTTGCGCATCACGCTGGCGAACGGCGACGTCACCCAACTCGAGTTTACAAAGAGCGCGGCCGTCACCGAACTCACCGCGGCTGAGCGCGGCCTGCTCGGGGCGCCGTGA
- a CDS encoding 3-ketoacyl-ACP reductase FabG2, with amino-acid sequence MSRRVLVTGASRGIGRAIAYKLAADGFAVSVHCRTGRSEADAVATGIAAQGGTARVLQFDVRERAVCREVLEADVAAHGPYYGIVCSAGVTRDAAFPALTEEDWDIVIETGLDSFYNVVHPLTMPMVRARKGGRIVTIASVSGVMGNRGQVNYSAAKAGLIGATKALAVELASRSITVNCVAPGLIETGMLDDMPLEQALKTVPMNRVGQPAEVASVVSFLMSDAASYVTRQVIGVNGGMI; translated from the coding sequence ATGAGCCGGCGCGTTCTCGTTACCGGCGCAAGCCGCGGCATTGGCCGCGCGATTGCGTACAAGTTGGCCGCCGACGGCTTCGCGGTCTCCGTGCATTGCCGCACCGGGCGCAGCGAAGCCGACGCGGTGGCGACGGGCATCGCCGCGCAGGGCGGCACCGCGCGCGTGCTGCAATTCGACGTGCGCGAGCGCGCCGTGTGCCGCGAAGTGCTCGAAGCGGATGTCGCGGCACACGGCCCGTATTACGGCATCGTATGCAGCGCGGGCGTGACCCGCGACGCCGCGTTCCCGGCGCTCACCGAAGAAGATTGGGACATCGTGATCGAAACCGGTCTCGACTCGTTCTACAACGTCGTGCACCCGTTGACCATGCCGATGGTGCGGGCCCGCAAGGGCGGCCGGATCGTCACGATCGCTTCGGTGTCCGGCGTGATGGGCAACCGCGGCCAGGTCAACTACAGCGCGGCAAAGGCCGGCCTGATCGGCGCGACCAAGGCGCTCGCCGTCGAACTGGCGTCGCGCAGCATCACCGTCAATTGCGTCGCGCCGGGTCTGATCGAAACCGGTATGCTCGACGACATGCCGCTCGAACAGGCGTTGAAGACGGTGCCGATGAACCGCGTCGGCCAGCCTGCCGAGGTGGCGTCCGTGGTCAGCTTCCTGATGTCGGACGCGGCCTCGTATGTCACGCGCCAGGTGATCGGCGTCAATGGCGGGATGATCTGA
- a CDS encoding acyl-CoA thioesterase has translation MTGSRKVLSASATVEVPFHDVDAMNVCWHGHYLKYFEIGRAALLRAFDYDYREMQASGYLWPIVEAHLKYVRPATYGQQIEVRTQLLEHENRLKIGYEIVDCASGTRLTKGYTIQVAVDAATQELQFVSPPVVFDKLERVWGR, from the coding sequence ATGACCGGGTCCCGCAAGGTGTTGAGCGCGAGCGCGACCGTGGAAGTGCCGTTCCACGACGTCGACGCGATGAACGTGTGCTGGCACGGTCACTATCTGAAGTACTTCGAGATCGGCCGCGCGGCGCTGCTGCGCGCTTTCGACTACGACTATCGCGAGATGCAGGCGTCCGGTTACCTGTGGCCGATCGTGGAGGCGCATCTGAAGTACGTACGGCCGGCCACCTACGGTCAGCAGATCGAAGTGCGCACGCAACTGCTCGAACACGAAAACCGCCTGAAAATAGGCTATGAAATCGTCGATTGCGCGTCTGGCACGCGGCTGACCAAGGGCTATACGATCCAGGTCGCGGTCGATGCCGCGACCCAGGAGTTGCAGTTCGTTTCGCCGCCGGTCGTGTTCGACAAGCTGGAGCGCGTATGGGGACGATGA
- a CDS encoding beta-ketoacyl-ACP synthase has protein sequence MKRVVITGMGGVTALGDSWDVIETRLRSGVNAVRRMPEWDYFESLHTRLACPLPDFTTPAYYPRKKTRSMGPVSMYSVRASELALADAGLADDALIKDGRMGVAYGSSSGSVQPIRAFGTMLETGSMSDVTSNSYVQMMPHTTAVNVSLFWDLKGRIIPTSCACASGSQAIGYAYEAIQAGKQTLMLAGGAEELSGPAVAVFDTLYATSTRNDEPHLTPRPFDAARDGLVVGEGAATLVLEEYEHAVARGARIHAEIVGFGCNSDGAHMTQPTAETMALAMQLALTDARLPPEAIAYVNAHGTSTDRGDIAESHATAQTFGARMPISSLKSYVGHTLGACGALEAWWTIEMMKRNWYAPTLNLTNVDPACAPLDYIVGTGREIDAGHVMSNNFAFGGINTSLIFRRVR, from the coding sequence ATGAAGCGGGTCGTCATAACCGGCATGGGCGGCGTCACGGCGTTGGGCGATAGCTGGGACGTCATCGAAACGCGTTTGAGGAGCGGCGTGAACGCCGTGCGGCGCATGCCCGAGTGGGATTACTTCGAGTCGCTGCATACGCGGCTCGCGTGTCCGCTGCCGGACTTCACGACGCCCGCGTACTATCCGCGCAAGAAAACCCGCTCGATGGGGCCGGTCTCGATGTATTCGGTGCGCGCGAGCGAACTGGCGCTCGCCGACGCGGGCCTTGCCGACGACGCGCTGATCAAGGACGGCCGCATGGGCGTCGCCTACGGTTCGTCGTCGGGCTCGGTGCAGCCCATCCGTGCATTCGGCACGATGCTCGAAACCGGCTCGATGAGCGACGTCACCTCCAACAGCTACGTACAGATGATGCCGCATACCACCGCGGTCAATGTGAGCCTGTTCTGGGATCTGAAAGGGCGGATCATTCCGACTTCGTGCGCGTGCGCCTCGGGCAGCCAGGCAATCGGCTATGCGTATGAGGCGATCCAGGCCGGCAAGCAGACGCTGATGCTGGCGGGCGGCGCGGAGGAACTGTCGGGTCCGGCGGTCGCCGTGTTCGACACGCTGTACGCCACCAGCACGCGCAACGACGAGCCGCATTTGACGCCGCGTCCATTCGATGCCGCGCGCGACGGCCTCGTGGTCGGCGAGGGCGCGGCCACGCTGGTGCTCGAAGAATACGAACACGCGGTGGCGCGTGGCGCGCGGATTCACGCTGAGATCGTCGGCTTCGGCTGCAACTCGGACGGCGCGCATATGACGCAGCCGACCGCCGAAACCATGGCGCTCGCGATGCAGCTCGCGCTCACCGACGCTCGACTGCCGCCTGAAGCCATTGCCTACGTGAACGCGCACGGCACCTCGACGGATCGCGGCGACATCGCGGAAAGCCATGCGACCGCGCAGACCTTCGGCGCGCGCATGCCGATCAGTTCGCTCAAGAGCTATGTCGGCCACACGCTCGGCGCGTGCGGCGCGCTCGAAGCCTGGTGGACCATCGAGATGATGAAGCGCAACTGGTATGCGCCGACCTTGAATCTGACGAACGTCGATCCGGCCTGCGCACCGCTGGACTACATCGTCGGCACCGGACGCGAGATCGATGCCGGGCATGTGATGAGCAACAACTTCGCGTTCGGCGGCATCAATACGTCGCTGATTTTCAGGCGCGTTCGATGA
- a CDS encoding MMPL family transporter: protein MEMLQQRSTKQAWGMRAAWLLLAFVAALYCGWRFAGPSPLQTNLLALLPATEADPVAEKAVDTLASALGDRTVFLVTSNDDAHAKAAAKQLGASLQKSGAFGSVTAELPPFDLSQIAALYMPYRFGLLAPGDRTALAGNAVGATLRDTLAQRIYSPLRGGLTTPLADDPFGWLEHWLGGLPLATSNLELEDNMLVSHRGAATSVLIVATLPGSAYETKTQHAVLAALAQGEGALKQAFPDVSVARTGAVFYAQAARGASEHEVHLIGIASLCGIALLMMWVFRSPRLLLFGFVSTALGIVCALAVTMLVFGKLHLLTLVFGASLIGEAVDYSIQYFVVYLGAQRDWDAHRGARAVRPALSVALATSLLGYAILTWVPFPALKQIACFAIAGITTAFASVLWLLPALLTRAPKRSPQRVFAGAARVLTGWHRTIGGKRAWFVAALLLLLAIPGWLRLTSDDDIHLLIQRDPALVAQEDKVREAVGVDNSAQFFVVRGETPELVLQRAEALGTKLDALNGTANKVGSYQSVAQFVPSAKQQNEDRALLAQRVFDDRAALRATLLQAGFKDEVADAWLAAYAKPQTPLTIDTWLAAPWSQPYRHLWLGEVDASAKAYAAVVIPQGVTPRNEPALIATARGLPGVAFVDKAASVSKLFGAYRVDSGWWLGGALCLVLVLLMLRYSVRGGIAVVLPVLLAVGVTLAVFGYARVPLNLFNWLALMLVLGVGANYAVFLREGCLRADADLGAVWTGVLLSAATTLLSFGMLGMSAMPALKSFGATLALGIAVSVLLAPIGMPSESRRVA, encoded by the coding sequence ATGGAGATGCTGCAACAGCGGTCCACGAAACAGGCGTGGGGCATGCGCGCCGCGTGGTTGCTGCTCGCGTTCGTGGCGGCGCTGTATTGCGGCTGGCGTTTCGCCGGACCGTCGCCGCTGCAAACCAATCTGCTCGCGCTCTTACCCGCGACCGAGGCAGATCCGGTCGCCGAAAAGGCGGTCGATACGCTGGCGAGCGCGCTCGGCGACCGCACGGTTTTTCTGGTCACCAGCAATGACGACGCGCACGCGAAAGCCGCTGCGAAGCAACTGGGCGCTTCATTGCAAAAGAGCGGCGCGTTCGGTTCCGTGACGGCGGAACTGCCGCCGTTCGACCTGTCGCAGATCGCGGCGCTATACATGCCGTACCGGTTCGGCTTGCTGGCGCCGGGCGACCGAACGGCGCTGGCGGGCAACGCCGTGGGCGCCACGCTGCGGGACACGCTTGCCCAGCGCATCTACAGCCCGCTGCGCGGCGGACTCACCACGCCGCTCGCCGACGACCCGTTCGGCTGGCTCGAACATTGGCTCGGCGGCCTGCCGCTCGCCACCTCGAATCTCGAACTCGAAGACAACATGCTGGTGTCGCATCGCGGCGCCGCCACCAGCGTGCTGATCGTCGCGACGCTGCCGGGCTCCGCCTACGAAACGAAGACGCAGCACGCCGTGCTCGCGGCGCTGGCCCAAGGCGAAGGCGCGTTGAAGCAGGCGTTCCCGGATGTCTCGGTGGCGCGAACCGGCGCCGTGTTTTACGCGCAAGCGGCGCGCGGTGCGTCGGAGCATGAAGTGCATCTGATCGGCATTGCTTCGCTGTGCGGCATCGCGCTGCTGATGATGTGGGTGTTCCGCTCACCGCGTCTGCTGTTGTTCGGCTTCGTGTCGACCGCGCTCGGCATTGTCTGCGCGCTGGCGGTGACGATGCTGGTGTTCGGCAAGCTGCATCTGTTGACGCTCGTATTCGGCGCGAGCCTGATTGGCGAGGCCGTCGACTATTCGATTCAGTACTTCGTCGTCTATCTCGGCGCGCAACGCGATTGGGACGCGCATCGTGGCGCGCGCGCCGTGCGTCCCGCGTTGAGCGTGGCGCTCGCGACGAGCCTGCTCGGCTACGCAATCCTCACGTGGGTGCCGTTTCCTGCGCTCAAGCAGATTGCCTGTTTCGCGATCGCGGGCATCACCACGGCGTTCGCCTCCGTGCTGTGGCTGCTGCCCGCGCTGCTCACGCGCGCGCCCAAACGCAGCCCGCAGCGCGTGTTCGCGGGCGCGGCGCGCGTGCTGACCGGGTGGCATCGCACGATCGGCGGCAAGCGGGCGTGGTTCGTGGCGGCACTGTTGCTGTTGCTGGCGATTCCCGGCTGGCTGCGTCTGACCAGCGACGACGATATCCATCTGCTGATCCAGCGCGATCCCGCGCTCGTCGCGCAGGAAGACAAGGTGCGCGAGGCGGTCGGCGTGGATAACAGCGCGCAGTTTTTCGTGGTGCGCGGCGAGACGCCGGAGCTCGTGCTCCAGCGCGCCGAAGCGTTGGGCACGAAACTGGATGCGCTGAACGGCACGGCGAACAAGGTCGGCAGCTATCAGTCGGTCGCGCAATTCGTGCCGTCCGCGAAACAGCAGAATGAAGACCGCGCGTTGCTCGCGCAACGTGTGTTCGACGATCGCGCCGCATTGCGCGCCACGCTCCTGCAAGCCGGCTTCAAGGATGAAGTGGCCGACGCCTGGCTCGCCGCGTACGCGAAACCGCAAACCCCGCTGACGATCGATACGTGGCTCGCGGCGCCGTGGTCGCAACCGTACAGACACCTTTGGCTCGGCGAAGTCGATGCGTCGGCGAAAGCCTATGCCGCGGTCGTCATTCCGCAAGGCGTGACGCCGCGCAACGAACCCGCGCTGATCGCGACCGCGCGAGGTTTGCCTGGCGTCGCGTTCGTCGACAAGGCTGCGAGCGTGTCGAAGCTGTTCGGCGCGTATCGCGTGGATAGCGGCTGGTGGCTCGGCGGCGCATTGTGCCTCGTGCTGGTTCTGCTGATGCTGCGCTATAGCGTGCGCGGCGGCATTGCCGTGGTGTTGCCGGTGCTGCTCGCCGTCGGCGTCACGCTCGCCGTATTCGGCTACGCGCGCGTGCCGCTGAATCTGTTCAACTGGCTCGCGCTGATGCTCGTGCTGGGCGTGGGCGCAAACTATGCCGTGTTCCTGCGCGAAGGCTGTCTGCGCGCGGACGCCGACCTCGGCGCGGTGTGGACGGGCGTGTTGTTGTCGGCGGCCACCACGTTGTTGTCGTTCGGCATGCTCGGCATGAGCGCGATGCCCGCGCTGAAGAGTTTCGGCGCGACGCTCGCGCTCGGCATCGCGGTCTCGGTGCTGCTCGCGCCGATCGGCATGCCATCGGAATCAAGGAGGGTCGCATGA
- a CDS encoding hotdog family protein — MTRAMPPTPTVDELLQQPIEAIIPHRGTMLLIDAVQTFDEETLSARATVRADAWYADADGAMPAWIGIELMAQAIAAHVALLAMRGGGRARPGVLLGSRSYKALQPSFAGGAQLSIHVTELLRSEEGHGAYECTIRHGDVDCAEAVIKVFQPPDFQSFIEGSFNS; from the coding sequence ATGACCCGCGCGATGCCCCCCACGCCCACCGTTGACGAACTGCTCCAGCAGCCGATCGAAGCGATCATCCCGCATCGCGGCACCATGCTGCTGATCGACGCGGTGCAGACGTTCGACGAAGAGACGCTGAGCGCGCGCGCCACGGTGCGCGCCGACGCGTGGTATGCCGATGCCGACGGCGCCATGCCCGCCTGGATCGGCATCGAACTGATGGCCCAGGCCATTGCCGCGCACGTCGCGTTGCTGGCCATGCGCGGCGGCGGCCGCGCGCGGCCCGGCGTGCTACTCGGCTCGCGCAGCTACAAGGCATTGCAGCCGTCGTTCGCCGGCGGCGCGCAGTTGTCGATTCACGTGACGGAACTGCTGCGCAGCGAAGAAGGCCACGGCGCCTACGAATGCACGATCCGCCATGGCGACGTGGACTGCGCCGAAGCCGTCATCAAGGTATTTCAACCGCCCGATTTTCAGTCATTCATCGAAGGGAGTTTCAATTCATGA